A genomic window from Methylobacterium nodulans ORS 2060 includes:
- a CDS encoding HAD family hydrolase, which translates to MTSSKTKPDAVDRACIFDVDGVLLASPHERAWREALRGFADPSRFTTALYQAYVAGKPRLDGAFAGLTALGLPDAQRLAAAYGEAKQRCLDRIIAAEGVAAFPDALRFVRALTERGWRLAAASSSKNAERMMRLVLLHEGRTLLDAFVVTVCGRDLRHGKPDPEIFLLAAAELQVGPMRCIVFEDAPAGIQAARAGHMTAIGVARLGDAAGLWAAGAHRVVASLDELCIDDLVLHQPSGEAA; encoded by the coding sequence ATGACATCGTCCAAGACAAAGCCGGATGCCGTCGACAGGGCCTGCATCTTTGACGTCGATGGTGTCCTGCTTGCCTCCCCGCACGAGCGTGCGTGGCGCGAGGCGCTCCGCGGTTTCGCCGATCCATCGCGCTTCACCACCGCCCTGTATCAGGCCTATGTCGCCGGCAAGCCGCGGCTCGACGGCGCCTTTGCGGGCCTGACCGCCTTGGGTTTACCCGATGCGCAGCGCCTTGCGGCGGCATATGGCGAGGCAAAGCAGCGTTGCCTGGACAGGATCATCGCAGCCGAGGGCGTCGCGGCATTTCCCGATGCCCTCCGCTTCGTCCGAGCCCTCACCGAGCGGGGCTGGCGGTTGGCGGCAGCCTCATCCTCGAAGAATGCCGAGAGGATGATGCGGCTGGTGCTCCTGCACGAGGGCCGGACGCTCCTCGATGCCTTCGTGGTGACCGTCTGCGGTCGCGACCTGCGGCACGGCAAACCCGACCCGGAGATCTTCCTCCTGGCCGCCGCCGAATTGCAGGTCGGTCCGATGCGATGCATCGTGTTCGAGGATGCGCCTGCGGGCATCCAGGCCGCGCGCGCGGGCCATATGACCGCGATTGGCGTCGCCAGGCTCGGCGATGCAGCGGGATTGTGGGCAGCCGGCGCCCACCGCGTCGTGGCGAGCCTCGACGAACTCTGCATCGACGACCTCGTCCTGCATCAGCCTTCCGGAGAAGCGGCATGA
- a CDS encoding glycoside hydrolase family 65 protein has product MIVSGTTAQALVPTADPSWLLRETGYELLRESTFETRFAISNGFLGVRGGLATHLGACRAIPPRTYVAGLFDTPTPDSAVPELVPAADWLQVRILLPDGPLMRCPNRSSRALTLDMRRGTLFTEARQTCNAPLDVRLRTLRLVSLDLRAIGMQLIELEIENGVSDLTLEASFGPTDFELAPERADLDLKAWRTWRSGRSLAIAAAASLQVDGTERQPTARGDLSWSWSWTASPGQVVSFQRIIAVTRHHSVDVHSGARARKELAAARTLGWQGLIARHEAAWAGRWHCSDVRVEGDPAAQAALRFAIFHLNGAVNPSDPQVSVAARALTGDDYRGHVFWDTEIFLLPFYTLTWPEAARTLLMYRFRTLDAARAKAAAMGWRGALYAWESADIGDEVTPKQTVGPDRKILDILCGSQEQHISADVAYAVWQYWRATEDETFLREAGAEIILETARFWAARAEPEADGLRHIRGIIGPDEYHEAVDDNAFTNMMARWNIERGLDVAALLQELWPETWDGLSERLGLDEPELIQWREAAQTIVTGFDPATGLFEQFAGFSALEEIDLAAYSGRSVPMDVVLGRERTQLTQVIKQADVVALLALLPEVFAGRAAETNFDHYEPRCGHGSSLSRAMHGIAAARLGRSETALQYFRQSAAIDLADTHVAISGGIHIAALGGVWLIAIFGIAGLSLRPDGLAFDPQLPEAWRSLEFRLHWRGRHLIVTIDPAARVFRVALETGSGMPVYVRGSRYLVSADEALAVPLDP; this is encoded by the coding sequence ATGATCGTGTCCGGCACCACAGCCCAGGCACTCGTACCAACCGCGGATCCGTCCTGGCTCCTGCGCGAGACAGGATACGAACTCCTGCGCGAAAGCACCTTCGAGACGCGCTTTGCCATCAGCAATGGCTTTCTGGGCGTGCGGGGCGGGCTCGCGACCCATCTCGGAGCCTGCCGGGCCATCCCGCCACGCACCTATGTGGCCGGGCTGTTCGACACGCCGACCCCGGACAGTGCGGTGCCGGAACTCGTGCCGGCCGCCGACTGGCTGCAGGTCCGCATCCTGCTGCCGGACGGTCCTCTGATGCGCTGCCCGAACCGGTCCTCGCGCGCGCTCACCTTGGACATGCGGCGCGGCACGCTGTTCACGGAAGCGCGACAAACCTGCAACGCCCCTCTCGATGTTCGCCTCCGCACGCTGCGCTTGGTTTCGTTGGACTTACGCGCCATTGGGATGCAGTTGATCGAGCTGGAAATCGAGAACGGTGTCAGTGACCTCACGCTCGAAGCCAGCTTCGGACCGACAGACTTCGAACTCGCACCGGAGCGAGCGGATCTCGATCTGAAGGCCTGGCGCACTTGGCGGTCCGGCAGGAGCCTTGCCATTGCGGCGGCGGCTTCGCTTCAGGTCGACGGCACAGAGCGCCAGCCCACTGCACGCGGAGACCTGAGCTGGTCTTGGAGTTGGACAGCCAGTCCGGGCCAGGTCGTAAGCTTCCAACGCATCATCGCGGTGACGCGGCACCATTCCGTGGATGTTCACTCTGGCGCCAGGGCGCGCAAGGAACTGGCCGCCGCACGCACGCTGGGCTGGCAAGGCCTCATCGCCCGGCATGAGGCGGCCTGGGCTGGACGATGGCATTGCAGCGACGTCCGGGTCGAGGGCGACCCGGCTGCGCAGGCCGCCTTGCGGTTCGCCATCTTCCACCTGAACGGAGCCGTGAACCCGTCAGACCCACAGGTCTCTGTCGCGGCCCGCGCCCTCACGGGCGACGATTACCGCGGCCATGTCTTCTGGGACACCGAGATCTTCCTGCTGCCCTTCTACACGCTGACCTGGCCGGAGGCGGCGCGTACGCTCCTGATGTACCGCTTTCGCACGTTGGATGCCGCTAGAGCCAAGGCTGCCGCGATGGGCTGGCGGGGAGCCCTCTATGCATGGGAATCTGCGGATATCGGGGACGAAGTCACACCTAAGCAAACGGTCGGCCCAGACCGCAAGATCCTCGACATTCTCTGCGGTAGCCAAGAGCAGCACATCAGCGCCGATGTCGCCTATGCGGTCTGGCAGTACTGGCGGGCGACAGAGGACGAGACCTTCCTCCGGGAGGCAGGCGCCGAGATCATCCTGGAGACGGCCCGGTTTTGGGCAGCCCGAGCCGAACCTGAGGCGGATGGCCTACGCCACATCCGCGGCATCATCGGGCCGGACGAGTACCATGAGGCGGTGGATGACAACGCCTTCACCAACATGATGGCCCGGTGGAACATCGAGCGGGGGCTCGACGTAGCAGCCCTGCTGCAAGAACTTTGGCCCGAGACCTGGGACGGCTTATCAGAGCGTCTCGGTCTTGATGAACCGGAGTTGATTCAGTGGCGCGAGGCTGCGCAGACGATCGTGACCGGTTTCGACCCGGCAACGGGCCTGTTCGAGCAGTTCGCGGGCTTCTCGGCCCTGGAGGAGATTGATCTGGCGGCCTATTCGGGACGCTCGGTTCCGATGGATGTGGTGCTCGGACGCGAACGGACACAACTGACGCAGGTGATCAAGCAAGCCGATGTGGTCGCCCTCCTCGCGCTGCTGCCGGAGGTGTTCGCCGGGAGGGCCGCAGAAACGAACTTCGACCATTACGAACCGCGGTGCGGGCACGGCAGTTCGCTGAGCCGGGCCATGCACGGTATCGCTGCGGCACGACTCGGGCGCTCCGAGACGGCGCTGCAATACTTCCGCCAGAGTGCAGCCATCGATCTTGCCGATACTCATGTGGCGATCAGTGGCGGTATTCACATTGCGGCTCTTGGCGGTGTGTGGCTGATCGCGATCTTCGGAATTGCCGGGCTGTCGCTGCGCCCCGATGGCTTGGCCTTCGACCCGCAACTCCCTGAGGCTTGGCGCAGCCTCGAATTCCGCCTCCACTGGAGAGGACGGCACCTGATCGTCACCATCGATCCTGCTGCGCGGGTTTTCAGAGTGGCCCTTGAGACGGGCTCCGGCATGCCGGTTTACGTGCGGGGAAGCCGGTATCTGGTTTCAGCCGACGAAGCCCTCGCCGTGCCGCTCGATCCTTAG
- a CDS encoding SPW repeat protein, protein MTNDRTQARLLPSIVRLSLGALLIISPWVWGYAQQRMPAASAILSGTIIARLGLSGNSRLRE, encoded by the coding sequence ATGACGAACGATAGAACACAGGCTCGGCTTCTGCCGTCCATTGTACGACTCAGCCTGGGCGCGCTCCTGATCATCTCGCCTTGGGTCTGGGGGTACGCCCAGCAGAGGATGCCGGCCGCAAGCGCCATCCTCAGCGGCACCATTATCGCTCGCCTCGGCTTGTCGGGTAACAGCCGGCTGCGCGAGTAA
- a CDS encoding alpha/beta fold hydrolase, with translation MHTDSTPITKPHTNRRKWLAPALIGSAAALGASALYAVAKAREAERRHPPVGRFMTVDGVCLHYMERGRGEPLVLIHGNGTLIQDFLVSGIVEELAKRHRVILIDRPGYGYSARPRALWTPRAHATLFQKALERLGVSQAVVLGHSWGSLVAVALALQAPQLVRSLVLASGYYYPTLRADVAVFSPPAIPVLGDALRYTVSPLLSRLILPGLIKAMFAPADVPERFDEQMPKELMLRPSQLRAAAEDAALMTPVTIELREHYRDLKLPVVIITGADDQIADVARQSERLHRELPHSEFIVVPGQGHMIHHLAPDQVVNAVERASARFYAKAA, from the coding sequence ATGCACACCGACAGCACCCCCATCACGAAGCCGCACACCAACCGCCGGAAGTGGTTAGCTCCCGCCCTGATCGGGTCAGCGGCTGCCCTCGGCGCCTCGGCGCTGTACGCGGTCGCGAAAGCCCGGGAAGCCGAGCGGCGCCACCCGCCGGTCGGCCGCTTCATGACAGTTGATGGTGTGTGCCTGCACTACATGGAACGTGGGCGGGGCGAGCCCTTGGTGCTCATCCACGGCAACGGCACCCTGATCCAGGATTTCCTCGTCAGCGGCATCGTCGAGGAGCTCGCCAAACGTCACCGCGTCATCCTCATCGACCGGCCCGGCTACGGCTACAGCGCGCGCCCGCGGGCTCTCTGGACACCCAGGGCACACGCGACGCTGTTCCAGAAGGCGCTGGAGCGTCTTGGTGTGTCGCAGGCCGTTGTGCTCGGGCACTCGTGGGGCAGCTTGGTCGCTGTCGCCCTGGCGCTGCAGGCGCCGCAGCTCGTGCGCAGCCTCGTGCTCGCCTCGGGCTACTACTACCCGACGCTGCGGGCCGATGTGGCTGTGTTCTCGCCGCCGGCGATCCCGGTGCTCGGGGATGCGCTGCGCTACACTGTGTCGCCGCTGCTCTCTCGGCTCATCCTGCCGGGCTTGATCAAGGCCATGTTCGCGCCCGCTGACGTGCCGGAGCGCTTCGACGAGCAGATGCCGAAAGAGCTGATGCTCCGCCCCTCTCAGCTCCGCGCTGCGGCCGAGGATGCGGCGCTGATGACGCCCGTCACCATAGAGCTTCGGGAGCACTACCGCGACTTGAAGCTGCCGGTGGTGATCATCACGGGCGCGGACGACCAGATCGCGGATGTCGCGCGTCAGTCGGAGCGACTCCACCGCGAGTTGCCGCACAGCGAGTTTATCGTCGTTCCGGGACAGGGCCACATGATCCATCACTTGGCGCCAGATCAGGTCGTCAACGCCGTTGAGCGCGCGTCAGCGCGGTTTTACGCCAAGGCCGCCTGA
- a CDS encoding DUF2934 domain-containing protein: MEAPDEITPEQIRERAYDLWERNHRPEGFEMQFWLMAERELKAERDRKQARVRADAAKSPPTAPAVHGRE; encoded by the coding sequence ATGGAAGCTCCAGACGAGATCACGCCCGAGCAGATCCGCGAGCGCGCCTACGACCTCTGGGAGCGCAACCACCGGCCCGAGGGCTTCGAGATGCAGTTCTGGCTCATGGCCGAGCGGGAACTCAAGGCCGAGCGTGACAGGAAGCAGGCGCGGGTGAGGGCCGATGCGGCCAAGAGCCCGCCCACCGCGCCCGCGGTTCATGGGCGGGAGTAG
- a CDS encoding IS1182-like element ISMno15 family transposase, with the protein MTRFIAGEDRQQVTLLPDCLDDYVAADNPVRLAEAFVDELDLAALGCAGAVPEATGRPAYDPATLLKLYLYGYLNRIPSSRRLERESPRNLELIWLTGRLMPDFKTLADFRKNNGPAIQATCAQFVVLCRRLNLFSKAIVAVDGSKFKAVNNRDKNFTVAKLEARVAQVEASVARYLAALDRADREPSDVAEARTARLTEKIAALREQMQDLQAMRQRVEEAPDQQVALTDPDARSLATRGKGTGLVGYNVQAAVDVEHHLIVAHAVTNVGSDRAQLAPMGVLAQEATGCEPITVLADRGYLNGDQVLVCEGTGVLPCVPKTLTSGNVKRGLFTGQDFIYDAQKDHYTCPAGQHLTKAPARSDRRDEIDHYRNRTACPACALKPRCTTEAARRIKRWVHEGVLDAMQARLDGMPDAMKVRRQTVEHPFGTLKAWMGATHFLTRTLAKVRTEMSLQVLAYNMKRMIQIFGVGALITAIRA; encoded by the coding sequence ATGACCCGCTTCATCGCAGGTGAGGATCGTCAGCAGGTCACGCTCCTTCCCGATTGCCTGGACGACTACGTCGCCGCGGACAATCCGGTCCGCCTCGCCGAGGCGTTCGTTGACGAACTCGACCTCGCCGCTCTCGGCTGTGCGGGAGCTGTGCCGGAGGCGACCGGCCGTCCGGCCTACGATCCGGCGACGCTGCTCAAGCTCTACCTGTACGGCTACCTCAACCGCATCCCGTCGAGCCGCCGCTTGGAACGCGAGAGCCCGCGCAACCTCGAGCTGATCTGGCTGACCGGCCGGCTGATGCCGGACTTCAAGACCCTGGCCGACTTCCGCAAGAACAATGGACCCGCGATCCAGGCCACCTGCGCGCAATTCGTCGTCCTGTGCCGTCGGCTGAACCTGTTCAGCAAGGCCATCGTCGCGGTCGATGGCAGCAAGTTCAAGGCCGTCAACAACCGCGACAAGAACTTCACGGTGGCCAAGCTCGAGGCCCGTGTGGCCCAGGTCGAGGCGAGCGTCGCCCGCTACCTCGCCGCCCTGGACCGGGCCGACCGCGAGCCAAGCGATGTGGCCGAGGCTCGGACCGCACGGCTCACCGAGAAGATCGCAGCCCTGCGCGAGCAGATGCAGGATCTGCAGGCGATGCGGCAGCGGGTCGAGGAGGCGCCCGACCAGCAGGTCGCGCTGACCGATCCCGACGCGCGCTCGCTGGCCACCCGCGGCAAGGGAACCGGTCTCGTCGGCTACAACGTTCAGGCGGCGGTCGATGTCGAGCACCACCTGATCGTGGCTCACGCCGTGACCAACGTCGGCAGCGATCGGGCCCAGCTCGCCCCGATGGGGGTCCTGGCGCAGGAGGCGACCGGCTGCGAGCCGATTACGGTGCTGGCCGACCGGGGCTACCTCAACGGCGATCAGGTGCTGGTCTGCGAGGGCACCGGAGTGCTGCCGTGCGTGCCCAAAACCTTGACTTCGGGCAACGTCAAACGCGGGCTCTTCACCGGGCAGGACTTCATCTACGACGCTCAGAAGGACCACTACACCTGTCCTGCCGGTCAGCATCTGACGAAGGCCCCCGCCCGATCCGATCGTCGGGACGAGATCGACCATTATCGCAACCGGACGGCGTGCCCGGCCTGCGCGCTCAAGCCTCGCTGCACGACGGAGGCGGCGCGGCGGATCAAGCGGTGGGTGCACGAGGGCGTGCTCGATGCGATGCAGGCGAGGCTTGATGGGATGCCGGACGCGATGAAGGTCCGCCGCCAGACCGTGGAGCACCCATTCGGCACGCTGAAGGCCTGGATGGGGGCTACGCACTTCCTGACCCGAACGCTAGCGAAGGTCAGAACCGAGATGAGCCTCCAGGTTCTCGCCTACAACATGAAGCGGATGATCCAGATCTTCGGGGTCGGAGCGCTGATCACGGCGATCCGGGCCTAA
- a CDS encoding LysR family transcriptional regulator, giving the protein MDRLTAAQVFVETVERGSATAAADALGMSRAMASRHLGALEDWTGTRLLHRTTRRLSLTLAGERVLELSREMVRLAANLHAVAGEGDSPNGLLRIAAATILSEEQLTPLLADFLRAHPRLSIDLRASDRPVDLVEDRIDVAIRIGNQLDLGCVARKLGECRSVLCASPRYLDERGTPLQPSELHAHACLTYTNFGAAEWTLQAGGESVTVKANGPFRTNEALALRRAALAGLGIAMLPDFAVVGHLASGALRVVLPAWRPPPHPIHALYLSRVHLPAAARAFIDYLARRLLQEGAGTAGQGRAG; this is encoded by the coding sequence ATGGATCGCCTTACCGCCGCACAGGTTTTCGTGGAGACGGTCGAGCGCGGAAGCGCGACGGCGGCTGCCGATGCGCTCGGCATGTCGCGGGCCATGGCGTCGCGCCATCTCGGCGCACTCGAGGATTGGACCGGGACGCGCCTGCTCCACCGGACCACCCGGCGGCTGAGCCTCACGTTGGCGGGCGAGCGCGTGCTCGAACTCTCGCGCGAGATGGTGCGCCTTGCCGCCAACCTTCACGCCGTCGCGGGTGAGGGTGACAGCCCGAATGGCCTGCTCAGGATCGCTGCCGCGACGATCCTAAGCGAGGAGCAGCTTACCCCGCTGCTGGCAGACTTCCTGCGGGCGCATCCCCGGCTCTCCATCGACCTGCGCGCCTCGGACCGGCCGGTCGATTTGGTCGAAGACCGGATCGACGTTGCGATCCGCATAGGCAACCAGCTCGACCTGGGCTGTGTCGCTCGGAAGCTTGGAGAATGCCGCTCGGTCCTGTGCGCTTCGCCGCGCTACCTGGACGAACGCGGAACGCCGCTGCAGCCCTCTGAGCTGCACGCGCACGCCTGCCTCACCTACACCAACTTCGGCGCAGCCGAGTGGACGCTACAGGCTGGCGGCGAGAGTGTAACCGTGAAAGCGAACGGTCCTTTCCGCACGAACGAGGCCCTTGCCCTCAGGCGAGCGGCGCTCGCAGGCCTCGGGATCGCCATGCTCCCGGACTTCGCCGTAGTGGGCCACTTGGCCAGCGGTGCCCTCCGGGTCGTGCTTCCAGCCTGGAGGCCACCACCTCACCCCATCCACGCCCTCTATCTGTCGCGGGTCCATCTCCCGGCGGCCGCACGCGCCTTCATCGATTACCTGGCGAGGCGGTTGCTCCAGGAGGGTGCTGGCACCGCAGGCCAGGGACGCGCGGGGTGA
- a CDS encoding DsbA family protein, whose amino-acid sequence MSDLELRYYFDPLCGWCYASAEALAALAERHGSQLRMMPVGLFFEPRPVSAIADHAWRNDQRIGGLTGQPFSEAYHRNVLQAPDGVFTSGPLTLALAALGETDAALEPRFLHAAQRARYVEGRDTSQVAEVVPVAIAVATEAGLKLDPDGLGARLRNDAALAERVADRITAAQAEMHGLPGGGVPQLLVRVGGKAHAVSGQTLYAGRDAILAAVEQASLAS is encoded by the coding sequence ATGTCGGATCTCGAACTCCGCTACTACTTCGACCCCTTGTGCGGCTGGTGCTATGCCAGCGCAGAGGCGCTGGCGGCGCTTGCTGAACGACACGGCAGCCAGCTGCGCATGATGCCCGTGGGGCTGTTCTTCGAGCCCCGCCCAGTCAGCGCGATCGCGGACCATGCGTGGCGGAACGATCAGCGCATCGGCGGGCTGACCGGCCAGCCGTTCAGCGAAGCGTACCACCGCAACGTGCTGCAGGCCCCGGACGGCGTGTTCACCTCGGGTCCGCTCACGCTGGCGCTGGCCGCCTTGGGCGAGACCGATGCCGCTCTCGAACCGCGCTTCCTTCATGCGGCGCAGCGCGCCCGCTACGTCGAGGGCCGCGATACGTCGCAGGTCGCGGAGGTCGTCCCGGTTGCCATTGCGGTGGCGACCGAGGCCGGACTGAAGCTCGATCCAGACGGGCTCGGCGCCCGGCTCCGGAATGATGCCGCGCTCGCCGAGCGGGTCGCTGACCGGATCACGGCCGCGCAGGCCGAGATGCATGGGCTACCGGGAGGCGGCGTGCCGCAGCTCCTCGTCCGTGTGGGCGGCAAGGCTCACGCGGTCAGCGGGCAGACCCTCTACGCGGGCCGCGACGCGATACTCGCCGCCGTCGAGCAAGCGTCCCTCGCATCCTGA
- a CDS encoding NAD(P)-dependent oxidoreductase, translated as MKIALIGASGNAGSRILAELSRRGHQVTAIARDTSKIPTAPGVTAAAVDIADVAKLSAILRGNDAVISAVHFSASDPDKLIAAVEGAGVRRYLVVGGAGSLEVAPGQLLVNTPDFPAQYRDEALGGVAFLERLRRNDTLEWTFLSPSALFTAGERTGRFRLGTDQLLTNENGSIISFEDYAIALADEIEQPRHVRQRFTVGY; from the coding sequence ATGAAAATCGCACTCATCGGCGCCTCAGGTAACGCAGGCTCGCGTATTCTGGCGGAGCTGTCCCGGCGCGGGCATCAGGTCACGGCCATTGCCCGCGATACCTCCAAAATCCCCACCGCTCCCGGCGTCACCGCGGCTGCAGTCGACATCGCGGATGTGGCGAAGCTGTCCGCGATCCTGCGCGGCAATGACGCCGTGATCAGCGCGGTCCACTTCTCGGCGAGCGATCCCGACAAGCTCATCGCTGCCGTCGAGGGTGCGGGTGTGCGCCGCTATCTGGTTGTTGGCGGGGCCGGGAGCCTTGAGGTCGCGCCGGGTCAGCTGCTGGTCAACACCCCTGATTTCCCGGCGCAATATCGCGACGAGGCCCTGGGCGGCGTCGCCTTCCTCGAAAGGCTGCGCCGCAACGACACGCTGGAATGGACCTTCCTCTCGCCTTCGGCGCTGTTCACTGCAGGCGAGCGGACTGGCCGGTTTCGTCTCGGCACGGATCAGCTGCTCACCAACGAGAACGGCAGCATCATCTCGTTCGAGGACTATGCCATCGCGCTCGCCGACGAGATCGAGCAGCCGCGCCACGTTCGCCAGCGCTTCACCGTGGGCTACTGA